The Perca fluviatilis chromosome 2, GENO_Pfluv_1.0, whole genome shotgun sequence genome includes a region encoding these proteins:
- the lipt2 gene encoding putative lipoyltransferase 2, mitochondrial, with the protein MRGVRPVVEVVRLGLVSYPEAVRLQQVYVDRHRHQSGPAHALLLCQHPPVYTTGLRQAPYPAALLDRLRLLGAAVHRTNRGGLITFHGPGQLVCYPVLHLAGFKKSVRWYVCELEKTIVSVCSRFGIEASTSPHTGVWVGDNKICAIGIHCGRYITSHGLALNCNTDMSWFGHIVPCGIEGKGVTSLSAELQRDVSVEEAIPHLLDAFGERFDCRLTDAQTEPDSGGSSA; encoded by the exons ATGCGTGGCGTCCGCCCGGTGGTGGAGGTGGTCCGTCTGGGCCTGGTCTCGTACCCGGAGGCTGTGCGGCTGCAGCAGGTCTACGTGGACCGGCACCGGCACCAGTCCGGTCCGGCTCACGCTCTGCTGCTGTGCCAGCACCCGCCGGTCTACACCACGGGGCTCCGCCAGGCGCCGTACCCGGCAGCGCTGCTGGACCGGCTCCGCCTGCTGGGCGCCGCCGTGCACCGCACCAACCGCGGGGGACTCATCACCTTCCACGGGCCGGGCCAGCTGGTCTGCTACCCGGTCCTGCACCTGGCCGGCTTCAAGAAG AGCGTCCGTTGGTACGTCTGCGAGCTGGAGAAGACCATCGTCTCCGTCTGCAGCCGCTTCGGCATCGAGGCGTCCACGTCTCCTCACACCGGCGTCTGGGTCGGAGACAACAAGATCTGCGCCATCG gaATCCACTGCGGGCGCTACATCACGTCTCACGGCCTGGCTCTGAACTGTAACACCGACATGTCGTGGTTCGGTCACATCGTGCCGTGCGGCATCGAGGGGAAAGGAGTGACGTCGCTGAGCGCCGAGCTGCAGAGAGACGTCAGCGTGGAGGAAGCCATCCCTCACCTGCTGGACGCCTTCGGGGAACGCTTCGACTGTCGGCTAACAGATGCGCAAACTGAACCGGACAGCGGGGGTTCGTCAGCGTAG